In one Hypanus sabinus isolate sHypSab1 chromosome 11, sHypSab1.hap1, whole genome shotgun sequence genomic region, the following are encoded:
- the ptger3 gene encoding prostaglandin E2 receptor EP3 subtype, with amino-acid sequence MWSNTTLSSGERSNDSVTGAEQCTSVSIAFPVTMMVTGIVGNTLALLLAYSSYHKQGNKKKKSFLIIIGALALTDLTGKLLTSPVVISVYLANRQWDRVDSSGNLCAYFGACMTMFGLCPLLLANAMAIERTLAIYAPHYYSNHVSTRLTKLVVLSIWVAVVFFAMLPVVGVGKYSLQWPGTWCFINIGKPASGINFFASAFTVLGIISLLATLACNVATIRGLVVRCRRKVPSSNTQWERIAVETLIQLLGIMCVLTVCWSPLLILMLKMNYIESSPADCSISSAVSSISSTEPQSDCNSLLTAIRLASLNQILDPWVYLLLRTILLRKAHQVANAVTNCSVEGLKEIPVTAETRVHLKGQP; translated from the exons ATGTGGAGCAACACTACCCTCAGCTCCGGTGAGCGCAGCAACGATTCCGTGACAGGGGCCGAACAATGTACTTCGGTGTCTATCGCCTTCCCGGTCACCATGATGGTCACCGGCATCGTGGGCAACACGCTTGCCTTGCTCCTAGCGTACAGTTCCTATCACAAGCAGGGGAACAAGAAGAAGAAGTCCTTCTTGATAATTATTGGAGCTCTGGCTCTAACCGACCTGACCGGCAAACTTCTCACTAGTCCCGTCGTCATTTCAGTGTATCTAGCCAACCGGCAGTGGGACAGAGTGGACTCATCGGGTAATTTGTGCGCTTACTTCGGCGCATGCATGACTATGTTTGGGCTTTGCCCCTTACTTTTAGCTAATGCTATGGCGATTGAGAGGACGTTGGCCATCTATGCACCCCACTATTATTCCAACCACGTGTCCACCAGGCTCACCAAGCTGGTGGTGCTTTCCATCTGGGTCGCCGTGGTGTTCTTTGCCATGCTGCCGGTCGTCGGCGTTGGGAAATACTCCCTACAATGGCCGGGTACTTGGTGTTTCATCAATATTGGAAAGCCTGCCTCGGGCATCAACTTCTTTGCTTCGGCGTTCACCGTGCTGGGCATCATTTCCTTGCTGGCCACACTGGCCTGCAATGTCGCCACGATCCGGGGTCTGGTCGTTCGCTGCAGGAGGAAGGTGCCGTCCTCCAATACGCAGTGGGAAAGGATCGCAGTGGAGACTCTGATCCAGCTGTTGGGGATCATGTGCGTGCTCACTGTGTGCTGGTCCCCTCTCCTG ATATTGATGCTGAAAATGAACTACATCGAAAGTTCGCCTGCGGACTGCTCCATTTCATCAGCCGTGTCATCAATCTCCAGCACTGAGCCACAAAGTGATTGCAATTCTCTCCTCACAGCAATTAGACTAGCTTCATTAAATCAGATCCTTGACCCCTGGGTTTATTTGCTGCTCCGGACAATCCTATTAAGGAAGGCACATCAGGTAGCCAATGCGGTTACTAATTGCTCGGTAGAGGGTTTGAAAGAGATTCCAGTAACAGCTGAAACAAGGGTCCATTTGAAAGGACAACCATAA